TGAGGCCGAGCTTGGGGTTGTTCTCGCGCCCCTTCTTGTCGTGGTAGTGGGACCGGTCGAAGACGATGCGCTGCGCGACGGGGTCGTAGCGCAGGTCGCGGCCGATCACGACTCCGGCGTAGTTGAGGTCGTAGCCCTGGACGGTGTGGATCGAACCGACCTCGTCGATGGCTCCGGGTGAGTTGATCCAGTCGCGCTGGGTCCGGTTCCACCGCAGGGACAGTCCGTCGATCTCGATGTCGAACGCGTCCTTCTGCTTCTTCGTGACCCACTTCCACGCGTACCCGGCGACGAGTCGGGCGAGGCCGTGCTCCTGCTCTCGGAGCAGCAGCTCTCGGCGCAGGTCGCCGACGTCCTCGAAGAAGCGCAGGTCGTAGCCGCCGAACTCCTCCCGGTGCACAGGCGGGTCGTCGGACAGCACCGCCCGTACGTATCCGATGTAGTCCTTGTCGGAGGCGATGCGCATCTGAGAGTGCAGGGGATACACGCGACCGTTCTCGGTGGCCTCAGCCAGGAGGGTCCGTGTGACAGCAGCCGGGAGATCCATCGGGCGGACGGTCTGCGCCGTATCGAGCATCACGATCGTGTGCCTGCTGCGAGCGCGGATCCAGTCGAGCTGCGTGTACTCGAGCGAGTCCTGCCCGAAGAGTGCCCGGTTGATATCGGCGAACTTCTTGTTCAGCGGTCCCGACGGTTGATTCGCCCGCTGGCTGAGGCGGTGCGCTTCATCGACGAGAAGGAGGTCGAAGGGCTCTTCGCTCTGCCCGACGTCGAACGGCGTGAGCACGAGATCCCGGCTCAGACCGGGTGTCAGGGCGAAGACCCGCGCGATCGAGCCGCGGAGGGACTGCTGCGGCACCACGAGTCCGACTCGGAGCGTCGACAGCAGCTCGG
The genomic region above belongs to Rathayibacter sp. VKM Ac-2759 and contains:
- a CDS encoding DUF2075 domain-containing protein, with protein sequence MTGFSLERLPFDSDQVRAWGAADPRHRNWPVVYVLDSAAEVYVGESLNAEGRLRQHLDSPEKSRLERVRVVLDDTFNKSACLDLESFLLRMLSGEGRLKVLNHNAGITDADYFDRDSYRRTFDEVFEVLRSQEHLFRRTLPEIINSDLFKLSPFKALNHDQAIAVEDILEGLFADLESGEPSTVVVQGDPGTGKTVVAIYLLKLLQDIRRHDPEEPLDSDSVFSDFFTPGHAELLSTLRVGLVVPQQSLRGSIARVFALTPGLSRDLVLTPFDVGQSEEPFDLLLVDEAHRLSQRANQPSGPLNKKFADINRALFGQDSLEYTQLDWIRARSRHTIVMLDTAQTVRPMDLPAAVTRTLLAEATENGRVYPLHSQMRIASDKDYIGYVRAVLSDDPPVHREEFGGYDLRFFEDVGDLRRELLLREQEHGLARLVAGYAWKWVTKKQKDAFDIEIDGLSLRWNRTQRDWINSPGAIDEVGSIHTVQGYDLNYAGVVIGRDLRYDPVAQRIVFDRSHYHDKKGRENNPKLGLTYTDEDLLSYVRNIYTVLLTRGIRGTYVYVCDEPLRQHLGRYF